A genome region from Nocardia sp. NBC_00565 includes the following:
- a CDS encoding family 2A encapsulin nanocompartment shell protein, whose product MTKAVPQPVALGDEAARVLANATKTVPQMESISPRWLVHLLNWVPVEAGIYRRNRVTHENTVDIQCDNFDESPLPETFIDYDKKPREYRLKAVHTILDVHTRVSDLYSSPHDQIAQQLRLTIEAIKEHQEGELINSPDYGLIANTAPKQKISTIAGPPTPDDLDNLLARAWKEPGFFLTHPEGIAAFGRECTRCGVPPPTVSLFGSQFVTWRGVPIIPSDKVPLEKGKTKFLLIRTGESRQGVVGLYQPGLAGEQGMGLSVKFMGIDRSAIASYLVSLYCSLAILTDDAVALLEGAEVDKFHDYAPTYRK is encoded by the coding sequence ATGACGAAGGCTGTTCCGCAACCAGTGGCGTTGGGTGACGAGGCCGCGCGGGTACTCGCGAATGCGACCAAGACCGTCCCCCAGATGGAATCGATCAGCCCACGATGGCTGGTTCATCTGCTCAACTGGGTGCCGGTCGAAGCGGGCATCTACCGCCGCAACCGGGTAACCCACGAAAACACCGTGGATATCCAGTGCGACAACTTCGACGAGTCGCCGCTGCCGGAGACCTTCATCGACTACGACAAGAAGCCGCGCGAGTACCGGCTCAAGGCCGTGCACACCATCCTCGATGTGCACACCAGGGTGTCGGATCTGTACTCGAGTCCGCACGATCAGATTGCTCAACAGTTGCGACTCACCATCGAAGCGATCAAGGAGCACCAAGAGGGCGAGCTGATCAACAGCCCCGACTACGGTCTGATCGCGAACACCGCACCCAAGCAGAAGATTTCGACGATCGCCGGACCACCCACGCCCGACGACCTGGACAACCTGCTCGCACGCGCATGGAAGGAACCCGGCTTCTTCCTCACCCACCCCGAGGGAATCGCGGCCTTCGGCCGGGAATGCACCCGGTGCGGTGTGCCGCCGCCGACCGTCAGCCTCTTCGGCTCCCAGTTCGTGACCTGGCGCGGGGTTCCGATCATTCCGTCGGACAAGGTGCCGCTGGAAAAGGGCAAGACGAAGTTCTTGCTGATCCGGACCGGCGAATCCCGGCAGGGCGTGGTCGGCCTGTACCAACCCGGTCTGGCCGGGGAACAGGGCATGGGACTTTCGGTGAAGTTCATGGGTATCGACCGCAGTGCGATCGCGTCGTATCTGGTGTCGCTGTACTGCTCGCTGGCGATCCTGACCGATGACGCGGTGGCGCTGCTCGAGGGAGCCGAGGTGGACAAGTTCCATGACTACGCACCGACCTACCGGAAGTGA
- a CDS encoding cytochrome P450, protein MATPSIPAGFDLTDPDLWAERRPTTEFAELRRTAPVWWCAQADKSSGFDDGGYWAVTKLEDIKEISKHPEIFSSTENSAIIRYQASMTREQLDMQRLIMLNMDPPIHTKNRRIVSKGFTPRAVESLRAALTERAARIVHEAKKSGRGDFVEQVACELPLQAIAELLGVPQQDRKKLFTWSNQMIGADDPEYAADSTTAQLELTGYAWTMAEQRRACPADDIVTQLVNADIDGEHLGSDEFAFFVILLSVAGNETTRNSITHGMKAFVDNPEQWELYKQRRPHTAPDEIVRWATPVSVFQRTATRDVELGGQLIRKGQRIGLFYSSANFDEDAFANPFTFDILRDPNPHVGFGGAGTHYCLGANLARLEIDLMFNAIADTMPNLSQLAEPEHLRSGWLNGIKRWEVKFD, encoded by the coding sequence ATGGCCACGCCGTCGATTCCCGCCGGGTTCGATCTCACCGATCCGGATCTGTGGGCCGAACGCAGGCCCACCACGGAATTCGCGGAGCTGCGCCGAACCGCGCCGGTCTGGTGGTGCGCCCAGGCCGACAAGTCCAGCGGGTTCGATGACGGCGGCTACTGGGCGGTCACGAAACTCGAAGACATCAAGGAGATCTCGAAGCATCCCGAGATCTTCTCCTCGACCGAGAACTCGGCGATCATCCGCTACCAGGCGAGCATGACCCGCGAACAGCTCGATATGCAGCGGCTGATCATGCTCAATATGGACCCGCCGATCCACACCAAGAACCGCCGCATCGTCTCCAAAGGGTTCACCCCGCGCGCGGTGGAGAGCCTGCGCGCCGCACTCACCGAGCGCGCCGCGCGAATTGTGCACGAGGCCAAGAAATCCGGCCGCGGGGACTTCGTCGAGCAGGTCGCCTGCGAATTGCCGCTACAGGCGATCGCCGAACTGCTCGGGGTCCCACAGCAGGATCGCAAGAAGCTGTTCACCTGGTCGAATCAGATGATCGGGGCCGATGATCCCGAGTACGCGGCCGATTCGACGACCGCGCAGCTCGAATTGACCGGCTATGCGTGGACCATGGCCGAGCAGCGGCGCGCCTGCCCAGCCGACGATATCGTGACGCAATTGGTCAACGCCGATATCGACGGCGAGCACCTCGGATCCGACGAGTTCGCGTTCTTCGTCATCCTGCTGTCGGTGGCGGGCAATGAGACCACCCGCAATTCGATCACGCACGGCATGAAGGCCTTCGTCGACAACCCGGAGCAGTGGGAGCTCTACAAACAGCGGCGACCGCACACGGCTCCGGATGAGATCGTCCGCTGGGCGACGCCCGTCTCGGTGTTCCAGCGGACCGCGACCCGCGATGTCGAACTCGGCGGACAGCTGATCCGCAAGGGCCAGCGCATCGGATTGTTCTACAGCTCGGCCAATTTCGACGAGGACGCCTTCGCGAATCCGTTCACCTTCGACATCCTGCGCGACCCCAACCCGCACGTCGGCTTCGGCGGCGCGGGCACGCACTACTGCCTCGGCGCCAACCTGGCCCGCCTCGAGATCGATCTGATGTTCAACGCCATCGCCGACACCATGCCCAACCTCAGCCAGCTCGCCGAACCCGAGCACCTGCGCTCGGGCTGGCTCAATGGCATCAAGCGCTGGGAAGTGAAATTCGATTGA
- a CDS encoding MarR family winged helix-turn-helix transcriptional regulator — MPDDAPTADAVWAQLTHLVMDTRDPWKRAVTERTGVPFSRIRILRRLRPGPLTLNQIAQAATMDAPATTVAVNHLEELGLVVREIDPTNRRRKQVSITLAGRAVLAQAMATPDPAPATFAALSPDDLRSLHILLRKLEH, encoded by the coding sequence ATGCCGGATGACGCACCGACCGCCGACGCGGTGTGGGCACAGCTCACCCACCTGGTGATGGATACCCGCGACCCATGGAAGCGTGCGGTCACCGAACGAACCGGTGTGCCGTTCAGCCGCATTCGCATCCTGCGCCGCCTGCGCCCGGGCCCGCTCACGCTGAACCAGATCGCACAGGCCGCGACCATGGACGCGCCGGCCACCACGGTGGCCGTCAATCACCTCGAGGAGCTCGGTCTGGTCGTCCGCGAGATCGACCCGACCAACCGCAGGCGCAAACAGGTCTCCATCACCCTCGCCGGTCGCGCCGTCCTTGCCCAGGCCATGGCCACCCCGGATCCGGCGCCGGCCACGTTCGCCGCCCTCTCCCCCGACGACCTGCGGTCGCTGCACATCCTGCTGCGCAAGCTCGAGCACTGA
- a CDS encoding MFS transporter produces MNTTVGELTPRRKLLVLATCCLSLLIVSMDSTIVNVAVPAIRDELHAPLARLQWIIDIYTLTLASLLMLAGAAADRFGRRRVFRIGLVVFALGSLACSIAPSIETLIGARFLQAIGGSMLNPVAMSIITQVFTGKVERARAVGIWGAVVGISMALGPMVGGVLIDSLGWQSVFWINLPICVLALVLTTLFVPESKSATVRGLDPIGQLLAIAFLFTLVFGLIEQLPVVFAVSAVAFAGFLWQESRHRDPFIDLRFFRSVPFASATVIAVFAFAALGAFLFTCSLYLQGVRGYSAAHTGLLYLAMAVAMLIFSPLSGRLVGRYGTKPSLLAAGVAMTIAAALLTRLDASTPVWHLVILFAIFGIGFGMVNAPITTAAVSGMPLDRAGAASAVASTSRQVGVSIGVALCGALTGAGLWWLIAVFTAGIAILGMVANTRWAARSRDRVAPILEVKVPAHAG; encoded by the coding sequence GTGAATACAACTGTTGGCGAGCTGACGCCGCGACGCAAGCTACTGGTGTTGGCGACATGCTGTCTGAGCCTGCTCATCGTGTCGATGGACTCGACCATCGTGAATGTGGCGGTGCCCGCGATTCGCGATGAGCTGCACGCGCCGCTCGCCCGGCTGCAGTGGATCATCGACATCTACACGCTGACGCTCGCGAGCCTGCTGATGCTGGCAGGCGCGGCGGCGGATCGGTTCGGGCGGCGTCGGGTATTCCGCATCGGACTGGTGGTGTTCGCGCTGGGCTCGTTGGCGTGCAGCATCGCGCCGAGCATCGAAACCCTCATCGGGGCACGGTTTTTGCAGGCGATCGGCGGATCGATGCTCAACCCGGTCGCGATGTCGATCATTACCCAGGTATTCACGGGGAAGGTGGAACGCGCTCGCGCGGTGGGCATCTGGGGTGCGGTGGTCGGTATTTCGATGGCATTGGGGCCGATGGTCGGCGGTGTGCTGATCGATTCGCTGGGGTGGCAGTCGGTGTTCTGGATCAATCTGCCGATCTGCGTACTCGCGCTGGTCTTGACGACGCTGTTCGTGCCGGAATCGAAGTCCGCCACGGTGCGTGGGCTGGATCCGATCGGCCAGCTGCTCGCGATCGCGTTTCTGTTCACCCTGGTCTTCGGATTGATCGAGCAGCTGCCGGTGGTGTTCGCGGTGTCGGCGGTGGCCTTCGCCGGATTCCTGTGGCAGGAGTCGCGACACCGGGATCCGTTCATCGATCTGCGGTTCTTCCGCAGTGTGCCATTCGCGTCGGCGACGGTGATCGCGGTGTTCGCGTTCGCGGCGCTCGGCGCGTTCCTGTTCACCTGCTCGCTGTATCTGCAAGGGGTGCGTGGTTATTCGGCCGCGCACACCGGATTGCTGTACCTGGCGATGGCGGTCGCGATGCTGATCTTCTCGCCGCTGTCGGGGCGACTGGTCGGACGCTATGGGACCAAGCCGTCACTGCTCGCGGCGGGCGTCGCGATGACCATCGCCGCGGCGCTGCTCACCCGACTCGACGCGAGCACGCCGGTCTGGCATCTCGTCATCCTGTTCGCGATCTTCGGTATCGGATTCGGCATGGTCAACGCGCCGATCACGACGGCGGCGGTCAGCGGGATGCCGCTGGATCGCGCGGGCGCCGCATCGGCGGTCGCCTCGACCAGCAGGCAGGTGGGCGTCAGCATCGGCGTCGCGCTGTGCGGAGCGCTGACCGGTGCCGGACTGTGGTGGCTGATCGCGGTATTCACCGCCGGGATCGCCATACTCGGGATGGTCGCGAATACTCGGTGGGCCGCGCGGTCCCGCGATCGTGTCGCCCCGATACTGGAAGTGAAGGTCCCCGCGCATGCCGGATGA
- a CDS encoding ferredoxin: MRIVVDLNKCLGYAQCVPLAPDVLKLLGDEALAYDPNPDESQRQRVLRAAAACPVQAIIVETYTPAEDDPM, encoded by the coding sequence ATGCGCATCGTGGTGGATCTGAACAAGTGTCTGGGATACGCGCAGTGTGTCCCGCTGGCGCCGGATGTGCTGAAGCTGCTCGGTGACGAGGCGCTCGCCTACGATCCCAACCCTGACGAATCCCAACGCCAGCGGGTACTGAGGGCGGCGGCGGCATGTCCGGTTCAGGCGATCATCGTGGAGACCTACACTCCCGCTGAGGATGACCCGATGTGA
- a CDS encoding NAD(P)/FAD-dependent oxidoreductase, giving the protein MSAASLVADLVAAFRAEGRIVIVGASLAGLRAAEALRERGFRGKLTVIGDEPHEPYDRPPLSKQVLEGWVHPDHTRLPRRRAVDADWRLGVAATGLDRVNRQVLLANGDKVDYDRLLIATGVRARQWINPREAALEGVFTVRTCDDAARLQAALHAAPRRVLIIGSGFIGSEMASVCCKLGLPVTVTERADGPLVGALGGVIGDIAARMQRDAGVDLRTGVAVEALEADDGGHVRRARLSDGATLDVDVVVASLGSIRNVEWLEGAGLASGFWGVGCDAGCRAFDINGVVTDNIFVAGDIARAPHVLYEYQFISMEHWDNAVSGAQVAANNMINLETERCPHLPLPMFWSAQFGVNIKGVGVCSFGDEIVFTQGSPDQRRFAAAYGRRGRIVGAATFDHGKWLDYYSALIERSAPFPPPPPGYDRPGDMTPIPARFPDPRVPTEIPTVVLTGHDPTTRGAEFRRRS; this is encoded by the coding sequence GTGAGCGCGGCATCGCTGGTCGCCGACCTGGTGGCAGCGTTTCGCGCGGAAGGCCGCATCGTGATCGTGGGCGCCTCGCTGGCCGGGTTGCGCGCCGCGGAAGCGTTGCGAGAGCGCGGTTTCCGCGGCAAGCTCACGGTGATCGGCGACGAGCCGCACGAGCCCTACGATCGTCCGCCGCTGTCGAAGCAGGTGCTCGAGGGATGGGTACACCCCGATCACACCAGGCTCCCGCGGCGGCGGGCCGTCGACGCCGACTGGCGGCTGGGGGTGGCCGCCACCGGCCTGGATCGGGTCAACCGCCAGGTGCTGCTGGCCAACGGGGACAAGGTCGACTACGACCGGCTGCTGATCGCCACCGGGGTGCGGGCGCGGCAGTGGATCAATCCTCGAGAAGCCGCGCTCGAGGGCGTTTTCACAGTGCGTACCTGCGATGACGCGGCACGCCTGCAGGCCGCGCTACACGCCGCCCCTCGGCGGGTCCTCATCATCGGGTCGGGATTCATCGGATCGGAGATGGCCTCGGTGTGTTGCAAGCTGGGCCTGCCGGTGACCGTCACCGAACGCGCCGACGGGCCGCTGGTCGGCGCGCTAGGCGGGGTGATCGGTGACATCGCCGCCAGGATGCAGCGCGATGCGGGGGTCGACCTGCGCACCGGGGTCGCGGTCGAGGCGCTGGAGGCAGATGACGGCGGCCACGTGCGGCGGGCTCGGCTTTCCGACGGAGCCACCCTCGATGTCGACGTCGTGGTCGCGTCACTGGGATCGATCCGCAACGTCGAGTGGCTCGAGGGCGCCGGGCTGGCCAGCGGCTTCTGGGGGGTGGGTTGCGACGCCGGCTGCCGCGCGTTCGACATCAACGGCGTAGTGACCGACAACATCTTCGTCGCCGGCGACATCGCCCGCGCCCCGCACGTGCTCTACGAATACCAGTTCATCTCCATGGAGCACTGGGACAACGCGGTGTCCGGAGCTCAGGTAGCTGCCAACAACATGATCAACCTGGAGACCGAGCGGTGCCCGCACCTTCCGCTGCCGATGTTCTGGTCGGCCCAGTTCGGCGTCAATATCAAGGGTGTGGGGGTGTGCTCCTTCGGCGACGAGATCGTGTTCACCCAAGGTTCGCCTGACCAGCGCCGCTTCGCCGCCGCGTACGGCCGTCGGGGGCGCATCGTCGGCGCCGCCACGTTCGACCACGGCAAGTGGCTGGACTACTACAGCGCTCTCATCGAGCGGTCGGCGCCGTTCCCGCCGCCACCACCGGGCTACGACCGCCCCGGGGACATGACCCCGATCCCGGCGCGCTTCCCGGATCCGCGCGTGCCCACCGAGATTCCCACCGTCGTGCTCACCGGTCACGACCCGACCACGCGAGGTGCCGAGTTTCGTCGGCGGAGCTGA
- a CDS encoding cytochrome P450, producing the protein MTAETAWAEAMTYDNRADPYPFFAELRKTPVVQVADNLYVVTGYRELLALAHDPRISSDIRRSPLAAHLAGDAEPPAGIEDLQAHGGRQPSIIVSDPPDHDRARRQVMRHFGPPHSPDLIPSMEPGIVGLCNKLLDDIKARESTRFDVVDDYAYPVPVTMICKILGVPRADEPTFHLWIRDLLTGLDLGPDATTDEGRARAAKGRAAGAALRHYLAELIEQYRHQPGDGLLSDLVNDTEGPDGPMSPQEAVSNAQLLLVAGHDSTVNTIANCVMTLLRNPGSFELLRQRPELIPRAIEEVQRLQSAVQFFPSRSATDDIEIADTVIPKGAAVHLMYSAANRDPTRFANPDQYDPERPDNEHLGWGSGIHTCIGGPLARLEVNLTLETFLRRVQSPRLVDDPPTYRRSHIFRGPLHLMIDVDHITD; encoded by the coding sequence ATGACCGCAGAGACTGCCTGGGCGGAGGCGATGACCTACGACAACCGCGCCGATCCATACCCGTTCTTCGCCGAGCTTCGCAAAACTCCCGTCGTGCAGGTGGCCGACAACCTCTATGTCGTCACCGGCTACCGCGAGCTGCTGGCGCTCGCGCACGACCCCCGGATCAGTTCCGACATCCGCCGCAGCCCGCTGGCAGCCCACCTGGCCGGCGACGCCGAACCGCCCGCGGGCATCGAAGACTTGCAGGCGCACGGCGGCCGTCAACCGAGCATCATCGTGTCCGATCCGCCGGACCACGACCGGGCCCGCCGGCAGGTGATGCGCCACTTCGGGCCGCCGCACTCGCCCGACCTGATCCCGAGCATGGAGCCCGGCATCGTCGGACTGTGCAACAAGCTGCTCGATGACATCAAAGCCCGAGAATCAACTAGGTTCGACGTGGTCGACGACTACGCCTATCCCGTACCGGTGACAATGATCTGCAAAATCCTCGGGGTCCCCCGCGCCGACGAACCAACCTTTCACCTCTGGATCCGTGACCTGTTGACCGGCCTGGATCTGGGCCCGGATGCCACCACCGACGAAGGACGGGCCCGCGCAGCAAAAGGCCGAGCCGCCGGTGCGGCACTGCGGCACTACCTCGCCGAGCTGATCGAGCAATACCGTCACCAGCCCGGAGATGGACTGCTCTCGGACCTGGTCAACGACACCGAAGGGCCGGACGGTCCGATGTCACCGCAGGAGGCCGTATCCAATGCGCAGTTGTTGCTCGTCGCCGGCCACGACTCCACGGTCAACACCATCGCCAACTGTGTGATGACCCTGCTACGCAACCCCGGCTCGTTCGAACTGCTGCGGCAGCGCCCGGAACTAATTCCACGCGCCATCGAAGAAGTTCAGCGACTGCAGTCGGCCGTGCAGTTCTTCCCCAGCCGCAGCGCCACCGACGACATCGAGATCGCCGACACCGTCATCCCGAAGGGCGCGGCGGTGCACCTGATGTACAGTGCCGCCAACCGCGACCCCACCCGCTTCGCCAACCCCGACCAGTACGACCCCGAACGCCCCGACAACGAGCACCTCGGCTGGGGCAGCGGTATCCACACCTGCATCGGCGGCCCGCTAGCGCGGCTGGAAGTCAACCTCACACTGGAAACCTTCCTGCGCCGCGTGCAGAGCCCCCGCCTGGTCGACGACCCACCGACATATCGCCGAAGCCATATCTTCCGCGGGCCACTACACCTCATGATCGACGTCGACCACATCACCGACTGA
- a CDS encoding class I SAM-dependent methyltransferase: MNRPSEFWNSVYDDGSAPWVIGEPQPAVLELIEQGWIRGAVLDVGCGAGEHTIRLTELGYDVLGVDLSPSAIAYARANAERRGVAARFEEADALKLGEEPRYRTILDSALFHVFAHDNGDPTDYVSSLHKVLEPGGLVHILALSDAEPGFGPRISRTAISDAFGAGWELEELAPARYRGRVSEAVVEAEQLGLTPGSIVDGAAWLARVRRS, translated from the coding sequence ATGAATCGACCTTCTGAGTTCTGGAATTCCGTTTACGACGATGGATCCGCACCGTGGGTCATCGGGGAGCCGCAGCCCGCGGTGCTCGAGCTGATCGAGCAGGGATGGATTCGGGGTGCGGTGCTCGATGTCGGGTGCGGGGCGGGTGAGCATACGATCCGGCTGACCGAGCTCGGCTATGACGTGCTCGGCGTGGATCTGTCGCCGAGTGCGATCGCGTATGCCCGCGCCAATGCCGAAAGGCGCGGGGTGGCCGCGCGATTCGAAGAGGCCGATGCGCTGAAGCTCGGGGAGGAGCCGCGCTACCGGACCATCCTCGACAGCGCCCTGTTCCATGTCTTCGCCCATGACAACGGCGATCCCACCGACTATGTGAGCAGTCTGCACAAGGTGCTCGAGCCGGGCGGGCTGGTCCATATCCTCGCGCTCTCGGATGCCGAGCCGGGTTTCGGACCGCGCATCAGCCGAACGGCCATCTCGGATGCGTTCGGCGCTGGTTGGGAGCTGGAAGAGCTGGCGCCCGCCCGGTATCGGGGGCGCGTGAGCGAGGCCGTAGTCGAGGCCGAACAACTCGGGCTCACACCGGGCAGCATCGTCGATGGGGCGGCCTGGCTCGCCCGGGTGCGCCGCTCGTAG
- a CDS encoding hemophore-related protein, giving the protein MTYTRTGLLRTAVALGGLLAAGALLVPASASAQPGVGGGLIETTCTFAQVDAAIHAEAPKLAERLDSHPDRKAKLQELLALPVDQRKQRAQQWLDAHPNAKTKIEEKRNSPEGQQKVDKLRNIANSCHNY; this is encoded by the coding sequence ATGACATACACCCGTACCGGACTTCTGCGAACCGCCGTCGCGCTCGGCGGTCTGCTGGCGGCGGGCGCGCTACTGGTTCCGGCCTCCGCCTCCGCGCAACCGGGCGTCGGCGGCGGACTGATCGAGACGACATGCACCTTCGCCCAGGTGGACGCGGCCATTCACGCCGAAGCGCCCAAGCTGGCCGAACGTCTGGACAGCCATCCCGATCGCAAGGCGAAGCTGCAGGAGTTGCTCGCGCTGCCGGTCGACCAGCGCAAGCAGCGCGCCCAGCAGTGGCTCGACGCGCACCCGAACGCGAAGACCAAGATCGAGGAGAAGCGCAACTCACCGGAGGGGCAGCAGAAGGTCGACAAGCTGCGGAATATCGCCAACAGCTGCCACAACTACTGA